From the Clavibacter phaseoli genome, one window contains:
- the purB gene encoding adenylosuccinate lyase, with protein sequence MSPLPPQVLSPLDGRYAPVVTELGEHLSEAGLNRARIHVEIEWLIHLTDRSLLSSSPFTDAQKAALREVVAGFGQEQIDALARVEAVTRHDVKAVEYFVRDRLEELGLGHVAELTHFACTSEDINNLSYALVIDRAVREVWLPKLVSVIGALRERALLFRDDAMLSRTHGQPATPSTLGKELAVFVHRLERLRADVEDVEVLGKFSGATGTFAAHLAADAAVDWPAESRAFVTGLGLVWNPLTTQIESHDWQAELYTRIAHVNRVLHNLCTDVWTYISMGYFRQIPQAGATGSSTMPHKINPIRFENAEANLELSDALLDSLASTLVTSRLQRDLTDSTTQRNVGVALGHSLLALDNIGRGLLEIDVDRALLAADLDANWEILGEAIQTVIRAEIVAGRSSISDPYAVLKELTRGKRVGRDEMRAFVSGLDIGDEAKARLLELTPAGYAGLASQLVDHIL encoded by the coding sequence ATGAGCCCGTTGCCCCCGCAGGTGCTGAGCCCCCTCGACGGCCGCTACGCCCCCGTCGTCACCGAGCTCGGCGAGCACCTCTCGGAGGCGGGCCTCAACCGGGCGCGCATCCACGTCGAGATCGAGTGGCTCATCCACCTCACCGACCGGTCGCTCCTCTCCTCCTCGCCGTTCACGGACGCGCAGAAGGCGGCGCTGCGCGAGGTCGTCGCGGGCTTCGGGCAGGAGCAGATCGACGCGCTCGCCCGCGTCGAGGCCGTCACCCGGCACGACGTGAAGGCCGTCGAGTACTTCGTGCGCGACCGCCTGGAGGAGCTCGGCCTCGGGCACGTCGCCGAGCTCACGCACTTCGCGTGCACGAGCGAGGACATCAACAACCTCTCCTACGCGCTCGTCATCGACCGGGCCGTGCGCGAGGTCTGGCTCCCCAAGCTCGTCTCCGTCATCGGCGCGCTCCGCGAGCGGGCCCTCCTCTTCCGCGACGACGCCATGCTGTCGCGCACGCACGGGCAGCCGGCCACGCCCAGCACGCTCGGCAAGGAGCTCGCGGTGTTCGTGCACCGGCTCGAGCGCCTGCGGGCCGACGTGGAGGACGTCGAGGTCCTCGGCAAGTTCAGCGGCGCGACGGGCACGTTCGCGGCGCACCTCGCCGCCGACGCCGCCGTCGACTGGCCCGCCGAGTCGCGCGCCTTCGTGACGGGCCTGGGCCTCGTGTGGAACCCGCTCACCACGCAGATCGAGTCGCACGACTGGCAGGCGGAGCTCTACACGCGCATCGCGCACGTCAACCGGGTGCTGCACAACCTCTGCACCGACGTGTGGACCTACATCTCCATGGGCTACTTCCGGCAGATCCCGCAGGCGGGCGCGACCGGGTCGTCGACGATGCCGCACAAGATCAACCCCATCCGGTTCGAGAACGCCGAGGCGAACCTCGAGCTGTCCGACGCGCTGCTCGACTCGCTCGCGTCCACGCTCGTCACCTCGCGCCTCCAGCGCGACCTCACCGACTCCACGACGCAGCGCAACGTCGGCGTCGCCCTCGGGCACTCGCTGCTCGCGCTCGACAACATCGGACGCGGGCTCCTCGAGATCGACGTCGACCGGGCGCTGCTCGCGGCCGACCTCGACGCGAACTGGGAGATCCTCGGCGAGGCGATCCAGACGGTCATCCGCGCGGAGATCGTCGCCGGGCGCAGCTCCATCAGCGACCCGTACGCGGTCCTCAAGGAGCTCACGCGCGGCAAGCGCGTCGGGCGCGACGAGATGCGGGCGTTCGTGTCCGGGCTCGACATCGGGGACGAGGCGAAGGCGCGGCTGCTCGAACTGACCCCTGCCGGGTACGCGGGGCTCGCCTCGCAGCTGGTCGACCACATCCTCTGA
- a CDS encoding low molecular weight protein-tyrosine-phosphatase translates to MGAPDSPDPTAPPVFRIAFVCTGNICRSPMAEVVFRDLVQRAGHADRVSVTSAGTGDWHVGEQADARTLAALERHGLSGSAHRAKQFDPDTLPDLDLVVVFDRGQERTLRQWARTEADRAKIHLLLSFDPPQAHLRDVPDPYYTDAAMFDRVLGMIDRAARALLAQVEPGIRPPS, encoded by the coding sequence ATGGGAGCCCCCGACTCTCCGGACCCGACGGCCCCACCCGTCTTCCGGATCGCCTTCGTCTGCACCGGCAACATCTGCCGCTCCCCGATGGCGGAGGTCGTCTTCCGCGACCTCGTGCAGCGCGCCGGGCACGCGGATCGCGTCTCCGTGACGAGCGCCGGCACGGGCGACTGGCACGTGGGCGAGCAGGCGGACGCGCGCACGCTCGCGGCGCTCGAGCGGCACGGCCTGTCGGGATCCGCGCACCGCGCCAAGCAGTTCGACCCGGACACGCTGCCCGACCTCGACCTGGTGGTCGTGTTCGACCGCGGCCAGGAGCGGACCCTGCGCCAGTGGGCCCGGACGGAGGCGGACCGGGCGAAGATCCACCTGCTGCTGTCGTTCGATCCTCCACAGGCCCACCTGCGGGACGTGCCCGACCCGTACTACACGGACGCGGCGATGTTCGATCGGGTTCTTGGGATGATAGACCGTGCCGCCCGGGCCCTCCTCGCGCAGGTGGAGCCCGGCATCCGTCCCCCCAGCTAG